One Streptomyces hundungensis DNA segment encodes these proteins:
- a CDS encoding proline--tRNA ligase: protein MAAAQVQRMSRLMAKTLRDDPADAETLSHKLLVRAGYVRRNAAGIWTWLPLGKKVLDNISTVVREEMDAIGAQEVLLPALLPKEAYEASGRWEEYGDLLFRLKDRKGGEYLLGPTHEEVFTQTVKDQCTSYKDLPVMLYQIQTKYRDEARPRSGVLRGREFQMKDSYSFDTTDEGLAESYALHRAAYQKIFARLGLDYRIVSAVSGAMGGSASEEFLAPAAAGEDTFVDCPACDYAANTEAVTFVAAPVDGSAHGPVEEIDTPDTPTIETLAAHLGVPASATLKNLLVKVDGEIVAVGVPGDREVDLGKLGEHLAPAVVELVTAEDFADRPDLVRGYVGPQGLEKVRYIADPRIAPGTAWVTGANKADTHARNVVCGRDFEVDDYLDVVVVEEGDPCPSCGAGLKLDRAIEIGHIFQLGRKYADTFQLDVLGKEGKPVRVTMGSYGIGVSRAVAALAEQTADDKGLCWPAEIAPADVHVVAAGKAVQTEAALDAAEQLRAAGLRVLVDDRAGVSPGVKFTDAELIGVPQILVAGRRVAEGVFELKDRRTGEREELPLAEAIARLSA, encoded by the coding sequence ATGGCAGCCGCCCAGGTTCAGCGCATGTCCCGTCTGATGGCCAAGACATTGCGCGACGACCCGGCGGACGCCGAGACGCTCAGCCACAAGCTCCTGGTCCGCGCCGGATACGTGCGCCGCAACGCCGCCGGCATCTGGACCTGGCTGCCGCTCGGCAAGAAGGTCCTGGACAACATCTCCACCGTCGTACGCGAGGAGATGGACGCCATCGGCGCGCAGGAGGTGCTGCTGCCCGCACTGCTGCCCAAGGAGGCGTACGAGGCGAGCGGCCGCTGGGAGGAGTACGGCGACCTGCTGTTCCGCCTCAAGGACCGCAAGGGCGGCGAGTACCTGCTCGGCCCGACGCACGAAGAGGTCTTCACGCAGACCGTCAAGGACCAGTGCACGTCCTACAAGGACCTGCCGGTGATGCTCTACCAGATCCAGACCAAGTACCGCGACGAGGCCCGCCCCCGCTCCGGCGTACTGCGCGGCCGCGAGTTCCAGATGAAGGACTCGTACTCCTTCGACACCACCGACGAGGGTCTCGCCGAGTCCTACGCGCTGCACCGCGCCGCCTACCAGAAGATCTTCGCGCGGCTCGGCCTCGACTACCGCATCGTCTCCGCCGTCTCCGGCGCCATGGGCGGCTCCGCCTCCGAGGAGTTCCTGGCCCCGGCCGCCGCCGGCGAGGACACCTTCGTGGACTGCCCGGCCTGCGACTACGCGGCCAACACCGAGGCCGTGACCTTCGTCGCCGCCCCGGTCGACGGCTCCGCGCACGGGCCCGTCGAGGAGATCGACACCCCCGACACCCCCACCATCGAGACCCTGGCCGCGCACCTCGGCGTCCCCGCCTCGGCCACCCTGAAGAACCTGCTGGTCAAGGTGGACGGCGAGATCGTCGCCGTCGGCGTGCCCGGCGACCGTGAGGTCGACCTCGGCAAGCTCGGCGAGCACCTGGCCCCGGCGGTCGTCGAGCTCGTCACGGCCGAGGACTTCGCGGACCGTCCCGACCTGGTACGCGGCTACGTCGGCCCGCAGGGCCTGGAGAAGGTCCGCTACATCGCCGACCCGCGCATCGCCCCCGGCACCGCCTGGGTCACCGGCGCCAACAAGGCCGACACGCACGCCCGCAACGTGGTCTGCGGCCGTGACTTCGAGGTCGACGACTACCTCGACGTCGTCGTGGTCGAGGAGGGCGACCCCTGCCCCTCGTGCGGCGCGGGCCTCAAGCTCGACCGGGCGATCGAGATCGGCCACATCTTCCAGCTCGGCCGCAAGTACGCCGACACCTTCCAGCTCGACGTCCTCGGCAAGGAGGGCAAGCCGGTCCGGGTCACCATGGGCTCGTACGGCATCGGCGTCTCGCGCGCGGTCGCGGCGCTGGCCGAGCAGACGGCGGACGACAAGGGGCTGTGCTGGCCCGCCGAGATCGCGCCGGCCGATGTGCACGTCGTCGCGGCGGGCAAGGCGGTCCAGACCGAGGCGGCGCTGGACGCGGCCGAGCAGCTGCGTGCGGCGGGCCTTCGGGTGCTGGTGGACGACCGGGCCGGGGTCTCGCCCGGCGTGAAGTTCACCGATGCCGAGCTGATCGGTGTGCCGCAGATCCTGGTCGCCGGGCGGCGGGTCGCGGAGGGCGTCTTCGAGCTGAAGGATCGCCGTACGGGCGAGCGCGAGGAGCTTCCGCTGGCCGAGGCGATCGCCCGCCTGTCCGCCTGA
- a CDS encoding GNAT family N-acetyltransferase → MPDDSEVTVGPLDLAARVDEALAVQAIAFGLSAEEVGVRRHIVLRHLSYPGARALGATTADGRLAGFVYGMPNDRAHWWSTVVEPYLRNNATDHWLDDTFVITELHVHPAFQNRGVGRALITTITDTADQPRSILSAIDTESPARALYRALGYVDLARQVHFPSAARRYAVMGAPLPLLRRDPADPR, encoded by the coding sequence ATGCCTGATGACTCTGAGGTGACCGTCGGACCGCTCGACCTCGCGGCCCGCGTGGACGAGGCACTCGCCGTGCAGGCGATCGCCTTCGGACTCAGCGCCGAAGAGGTCGGGGTGCGCCGCCACATCGTGCTGCGGCACCTCTCCTACCCCGGCGCCAGGGCACTGGGAGCCACCACCGCCGACGGGCGCCTCGCGGGGTTCGTCTACGGCATGCCCAACGACCGGGCCCACTGGTGGTCCACCGTCGTCGAGCCGTATCTGCGCAACAACGCCACCGACCACTGGCTCGACGACACCTTCGTGATCACCGAGCTGCACGTCCACCCCGCCTTCCAGAACCGGGGCGTGGGGCGGGCGCTCATCACCACCATCACCGACACCGCCGACCAGCCCCGCTCGATCCTCTCCGCGATCGACACCGAGAGCCCCGCCCGCGCCCTGTACCGCGCGCTCGGCTATGTCGACCTCGCCCGGCAGGTGCACTTCCCGAGCGCGGCACGGCGGTACGCGGTGATGGGCGCCCCCCTGCCACTGCTGCGGCGCGACCCGGCGGACCCCCGGTAG
- a CDS encoding GNAT family N-acetyltransferase: protein MLMQTTTRVLEPGDLGAALAILESDPVANAFVTSRVQIAGLDPWRLGGEMWGWYADGRLRSLCYSGANLVPICATPEAVRSFADRARRTGRRCSSIVGPAEPTARLWQLLEPHWGPARDVRPHQPLMVAERMPDDIAPDPYVRRIRKDEMDVIMPACVAMFTEEVGVSPLAGDGGLLYQARVAELVGAGRSFARIEDGKVVFKAEIGAATNQACQIQGVWVAPEHRGKGLSATGMAAVLRYALADVAPIVSLYVNDFNAPARACYRRVGFRETGAFMSVLF from the coding sequence GTGTTGATGCAGACCACCACCCGGGTCCTCGAACCCGGCGACCTCGGCGCGGCGCTCGCCATCCTGGAGAGCGACCCGGTCGCCAACGCGTTCGTGACCTCCCGCGTACAGATCGCCGGCCTCGACCCCTGGCGCCTCGGCGGCGAGATGTGGGGCTGGTACGCGGACGGCCGCCTGCGCTCCCTGTGCTACTCCGGCGCCAACCTCGTACCGATCTGCGCGACCCCCGAGGCGGTACGTTCCTTCGCGGACCGCGCCCGCCGCACCGGCCGCCGCTGCTCCTCGATCGTCGGCCCCGCCGAGCCCACCGCCCGGCTGTGGCAGCTGCTAGAACCGCACTGGGGCCCCGCCCGCGACGTACGCCCGCACCAGCCCCTGATGGTCGCCGAGCGGATGCCCGACGACATCGCCCCCGACCCCTACGTCCGGCGCATCCGCAAGGACGAGATGGACGTGATCATGCCGGCCTGTGTCGCCATGTTCACCGAGGAGGTCGGCGTCTCCCCGCTCGCCGGTGACGGCGGACTGCTCTACCAGGCCCGCGTCGCCGAACTCGTGGGCGCGGGGCGCTCGTTCGCCCGTATCGAGGACGGCAAGGTCGTCTTCAAGGCCGAGATCGGCGCCGCCACCAACCAGGCCTGCCAGATCCAGGGCGTCTGGGTCGCCCCCGAGCACCGCGGCAAGGGCCTGTCGGCCACCGGCATGGCCGCCGTGCTGCGGTACGCACTCGCCGACGTCGCCCCGATCGTCAGCCTGTACGTCAACGACTTCAACGCCCCCGCCCGCGCCTGCTACCGACGGGTCGGCTTCCGTGAGACCGGAGCATTCATGAGCGTGCTGTTCTGA
- the ispG gene encoding flavodoxin-dependent (E)-4-hydroxy-3-methylbut-2-enyl-diphosphate synthase encodes MTAISLGMPSVPTRLAERRKSRQIQVGSVAVGGDAPVSVQSMTTTRTSDIGATLQQIAELTASGCQIVRVACPTQDDADALSTIARKSQIPVIADIHFQPKYVFAAIDAGCAAVRVNPGNIKQFDDKVKEIALAAKDAGTPIRIGVNAGSLDARLLKKYGKATPEALVESALWEASLFEEHGFRDIKISVKHNDPVVMVNAYRQLAAQSDYPLHLGVTEAGPAFQGTIKSAVAFGALLAEGIGDTIRVSLSAPPAEEIKVGIQILEALNLRQRRLEIVSCPSCGRAQVDVYKLAEEVTAGLEGMEVPLRVAVMGCVVNGPGEAREADLGVASGNGKGQIFVKGEVIKTVPESKIVETLIDEAMKIAEQMEKDGVASGEPQVSVAG; translated from the coding sequence ATGACTGCGATTTCACTGGGAATGCCGTCCGTACCGACCAGGCTGGCCGAGCGTCGCAAGAGCCGTCAGATCCAGGTCGGTTCCGTGGCGGTCGGCGGGGACGCACCCGTCTCGGTGCAGTCCATGACCACGACGAGGACGTCGGACATCGGCGCGACGTTGCAGCAGATCGCCGAACTGACGGCGTCGGGCTGTCAGATCGTGCGGGTCGCCTGCCCGACGCAGGACGACGCCGACGCGCTGTCGACGATCGCGAGGAAGTCCCAGATCCCCGTGATCGCGGACATCCACTTCCAGCCGAAGTACGTGTTCGCGGCCATCGACGCGGGCTGCGCGGCGGTCCGGGTCAACCCGGGCAACATCAAGCAGTTCGACGACAAGGTCAAGGAGATCGCGCTCGCCGCGAAGGACGCGGGCACGCCGATCCGGATCGGCGTCAACGCGGGATCGCTGGACGCGCGACTGCTGAAGAAGTACGGCAAGGCCACGCCCGAGGCGCTGGTCGAGTCGGCGCTGTGGGAGGCCTCCCTCTTCGAGGAGCACGGCTTCCGTGACATCAAGATCTCGGTCAAGCACAACGACCCCGTCGTCATGGTGAACGCCTACCGTCAGCTGGCCGCGCAGAGCGACTACCCGCTGCACCTCGGCGTCACCGAGGCGGGCCCCGCCTTCCAGGGCACGATCAAGTCGGCGGTCGCCTTCGGCGCGCTGCTCGCCGAAGGCATCGGCGACACGATCCGGGTCTCCCTCTCGGCCCCGCCGGCGGAGGAGATCAAGGTCGGCATCCAGATCCTGGAGGCGCTGAACCTGCGCCAGCGCCGTCTTGAAATCGTCTCCTGCCCGTCCTGCGGTCGCGCCCAGGTGGACGTGTACAAGCTGGCCGAGGAGGTCACGGCGGGTCTCGAGGGCATGGAGGTTCCGCTGCGGGTCGCGGTCATGGGCTGCGTCGTGAACGGCCCGGGCGAAGCCCGCGAGGCGGATCTCGGCGTCGCCTCGGGCAATGGCAAGGGGCAGATCTTCGTCAAGGGCGAGGTCATCAAGACGGTGCCGGAGTCGAAGATCGTGGAGACGTTGATCGACGAGGCGATGAAGATCGCGGAGCAGATGGAGAAGGACGGCGTCGCCTCCGGCGAGCCCCAGGTCTCCGTAGCAGGCTGA
- a CDS encoding M50 family metallopeptidase, giving the protein MTILLTVLGIVLFALGLLISIAWHELGHLSTAKLFGIRVPQYMVGFGPTIWSRKKGDTEYGIKAIPAGGYIRMIGMFPPGADGRIAARSTSPFRGMIEDARAAAFEELQPGDEDRLFYTRKPWKRVIVMFAGPFMNLILAVAIFLGVFMGFGTQTQTTQVEAVQKCVIAASEKRQTCEPGDAVAPAEAAGLRSGDTIVAFNGKPVKDWSDLSDRIRATIGPATVTVERQGQQITLHPTLAKNMVAKKDADGQPVPDQFVPAGYLGFLPKSVIKPLTFEQSVNHMTDAVENSVHSIAALPGKIPDLWNAAFDGGERKADSPVGVVGAARISGEVLNMDAPPENILATFMMVLAFFNLSLFLFNMLPLLPLDGGHIAGALWESLRRNVARVLKRADPGPFDVAKLMPVAYVVAGIFICFTLLVLVADVVNPVKLA; this is encoded by the coding sequence ATGACGATCCTGTTGACGGTCCTCGGCATAGTGCTCTTCGCCCTGGGACTGCTCATCTCCATCGCGTGGCACGAGCTCGGCCACCTCTCCACGGCCAAGCTCTTCGGCATCCGCGTGCCTCAGTACATGGTCGGCTTCGGCCCCACCATCTGGTCACGGAAGAAGGGCGACACGGAGTACGGGATCAAGGCGATCCCGGCCGGCGGCTACATCCGCATGATCGGCATGTTCCCGCCCGGCGCGGACGGCCGCATCGCGGCACGCTCGACCTCTCCGTTCCGCGGCATGATCGAGGACGCCAGGGCGGCCGCCTTCGAGGAGCTCCAGCCCGGTGACGAGGACCGGCTCTTCTACACGCGCAAGCCGTGGAAGCGCGTCATCGTCATGTTCGCGGGCCCCTTCATGAACCTGATCCTCGCGGTCGCGATCTTCCTCGGCGTGTTCATGGGCTTCGGTACGCAGACCCAGACCACGCAGGTCGAGGCCGTCCAGAAGTGCGTGATCGCGGCGAGCGAGAAGCGCCAGACCTGCGAGCCGGGTGACGCGGTCGCGCCCGCCGAAGCCGCGGGTCTGCGCAGCGGCGACACCATCGTCGCCTTCAACGGCAAGCCCGTGAAGGACTGGTCCGATCTGTCGGACCGGATCCGCGCCACCATCGGGCCCGCCACGGTCACCGTGGAGCGCCAGGGGCAGCAGATCACCCTGCACCCCACGCTCGCCAAGAACATGGTGGCCAAGAAGGACGCGGACGGGCAGCCCGTCCCGGACCAGTTCGTGCCGGCCGGCTACCTCGGCTTCCTGCCCAAGTCCGTGATCAAGCCGCTCACCTTCGAGCAGTCCGTGAACCACATGACCGACGCGGTCGAGAACAGCGTGCACTCCATCGCCGCGCTCCCCGGCAAGATCCCGGACCTGTGGAACGCGGCCTTCGACGGCGGCGAGCGCAAGGCCGACTCGCCGGTCGGCGTGGTCGGCGCCGCGCGCATCAGCGGCGAGGTGCTCAACATGGACGCCCCGCCGGAGAACATCCTCGCGACGTTCATGATGGTGCTCGCCTTCTTCAACCTTTCGCTGTTCCTGTTCAACATGCTGCCGCTGCTCCCGCTGGACGGCGGCCACATCGCGGGCGCCCTGTGGGAGTCGCTGCGCCGCAACGTCGCCCGCGTCCTCAAGCGCGCCGACCCGGGCCCGTTCGACGTGGCCAAGCTGATGCCGGTCGCGTACGTGGTGGCCGGGATCTTCATCTGCTTCACCCTGCTCGTGCTCGTCGCGGACGTGGTGAACCCGGTGAAGCTCGCCTGA
- the dxr gene encoding 1-deoxy-D-xylulose-5-phosphate reductoisomerase, with protein sequence MSDSPAPLADPHIAFDPTEGRRDVVVLGSTGSIGTQAIDLVLRNPDRFRVTALSAAGGRVELLAEQARRLRVRAVAVAREDAVPALREALTAQYGGEPLPEILAGPEAATELAASPCHTVLNGITGSIGLAPTLAALTAGRTLALANKESLIVGGPLVKALAKPGQIIPVDSEHAALFQALAAGKRADVRKLVVTASGGPFRGRTRGELADVTPADALAHPTWAMGPVITVNSATLVNKGLEVIEAHLLYDIPFSRIEVVVHPQSYVHSMVEFTDGSTLAQATPPDMRGPIAIGLGWPQRVPDAAPAFDWTKASTWEFFPLDNDAFPAVGLARHVGELGGTAPAVFNAANEECVDAFLAGRLPFSGIMETVTEVVTEHGTPAAGTSLTVSDVLEAETWARARARELAVKATAEAHA encoded by the coding sequence ATGAGCGACAGCCCAGCCCCCCTCGCCGACCCCCACATCGCCTTCGACCCGACCGAAGGCCGACGCGATGTGGTCGTCCTCGGATCCACCGGATCCATCGGTACCCAGGCCATCGACCTGGTCCTGCGCAACCCCGACCGCTTCCGGGTGACCGCGCTCTCCGCGGCCGGCGGCCGGGTCGAGCTGCTGGCCGAGCAGGCCCGGCGGCTGCGGGTCCGCGCCGTCGCGGTCGCACGCGAGGACGCCGTGCCCGCCCTGCGCGAGGCGCTGACGGCGCAGTACGGCGGCGAGCCGCTCCCCGAGATCCTCGCCGGCCCCGAAGCGGCCACCGAGCTCGCCGCGTCCCCCTGCCACACCGTCCTGAACGGGATCACCGGCTCGATCGGCCTCGCCCCGACGCTCGCCGCGCTCACGGCCGGCCGCACGCTCGCGCTGGCCAACAAGGAGTCGCTGATCGTCGGCGGCCCGCTGGTCAAGGCCCTGGCGAAGCCGGGCCAGATCATCCCCGTCGACTCCGAGCACGCCGCCCTCTTCCAGGCCCTGGCCGCCGGAAAGCGCGCCGATGTGCGCAAGCTCGTGGTGACCGCGTCCGGCGGGCCCTTCCGGGGGCGTACCCGCGGCGAACTCGCCGACGTCACCCCCGCCGACGCGCTCGCCCACCCCACCTGGGCGATGGGCCCCGTCATCACCGTCAACTCGGCGACCCTCGTCAACAAGGGACTTGAGGTGATCGAGGCGCACCTGCTCTACGACATCCCCTTCTCGCGCATCGAGGTCGTCGTCCACCCCCAGTCCTATGTGCACTCCATGGTCGAGTTCACCGACGGCTCCACGCTGGCCCAGGCGACCCCGCCCGACATGCGCGGGCCGATCGCCATCGGGCTCGGCTGGCCCCAGCGGGTTCCGGACGCGGCGCCCGCCTTCGACTGGACCAAGGCCTCGACCTGGGAGTTCTTCCCGCTCGACAACGACGCGTTCCCGGCGGTGGGACTCGCCCGGCACGTCGGGGAATTGGGCGGGACGGCTCCGGCGGTGTTCAATGCCGCGAACGAGGAGTGCGTGGACGCGTTCCTGGCCGGACGGCTCCCCTTCAGCGGGATCATGGAGACGGTGACGGAGGTCGTCACCGAACACGGGACGCCGGCCGCGGGAACTTCCCTCACGGTCTCGGACGTCCTGGAAGCGGAGACCTGGGCACGCGCCCGGGCCCGGGAACTCGCGGTGAAGGCGACAGCGGAGGCACACGCATGA
- a CDS encoding acyl-CoA dehydrogenase family protein, giving the protein MTAPQHKPKVSEREARQVAEAAREQDWRKPSFAKELFLGRLRLDLIHPHPQPAPEDVERGEAFLAKMRDFCETRVDGRLIERESKIPDEVVNGLKELGALGMKIDTKYGGQGLTQVYYNKALALAGSASPAIGALLSAHQSIGVPQPLKLFGTQEQKDTFLPRCARTDISAFLLTEPDVGSDPARLATAAVPDGEDTYVLDGVKLWTTNGVVADLLVVMARVPKSEGHKGGITAFVVEADSPGVTVENRNAFMGLRGIENGVTRFHRVRVPAANRIGPEGSGLKIALTTLNTGRLSLPAMCVGSGKWCLKIAREWAGAREQWGRPVARHEAVGAKISFIAATTFALEAMTDLSAQMADENRNDIRIEAALAKLYGSEMGWLITDELVQIRGGRGFETADSLAARGERAVPAEQMLRDMRINRIFEGSTEIMHLLIAREAVDAHLSVAGDLIDPDKTLQDKAKAGVGAAGFYAKWLPKLVAGPGQLPNSYGEFGPLAQHLRYAERSARKLARSTFYAMSRWQGRMETKQGFLGRIVDIGAELFAMSAACVRAEHLRAAGENGREAVQLADTFCRQSRIRVEELFTRLWSNTDDLDRKVVDEVLAGAYTWLEEGVLDPSGDGPWIADATPGPPTRDNVHRPVR; this is encoded by the coding sequence ATGACCGCACCACAGCACAAGCCCAAGGTCTCCGAGCGCGAGGCGCGCCAGGTCGCCGAGGCCGCCCGCGAGCAGGACTGGCGCAAGCCGAGTTTCGCGAAGGAGCTCTTCCTCGGCCGGCTGCGCCTCGATCTGATCCACCCCCATCCACAGCCCGCCCCCGAGGACGTGGAGCGTGGCGAGGCCTTCCTCGCCAAGATGCGCGACTTCTGCGAGACCCGGGTCGACGGCCGCCTCATCGAGCGCGAGTCGAAGATCCCGGACGAGGTGGTGAACGGGCTCAAGGAGCTCGGCGCCCTCGGGATGAAGATCGACACGAAGTACGGGGGCCAGGGGCTCACCCAGGTCTACTACAACAAGGCGCTCGCGCTGGCCGGTTCGGCCAGCCCCGCGATCGGGGCGCTGCTCTCCGCGCACCAGTCGATCGGGGTGCCCCAGCCGCTGAAGCTCTTCGGCACCCAGGAGCAGAAGGACACCTTCCTGCCCCGCTGCGCCCGTACCGACATCTCCGCCTTCCTGCTCACCGAGCCGGACGTGGGCTCCGACCCGGCCCGGCTCGCGACGGCCGCGGTGCCGGACGGCGAGGACACGTACGTCCTGGACGGCGTGAAGCTGTGGACCACCAACGGGGTCGTCGCCGACCTGCTCGTCGTGATGGCCCGGGTGCCGAAGTCCGAGGGGCACAAGGGCGGCATCACCGCCTTCGTCGTCGAGGCGGACTCGCCGGGCGTCACCGTCGAGAACCGCAACGCCTTCATGGGCCTGCGCGGCATCGAGAACGGCGTCACCCGCTTCCACCGGGTGCGGGTCCCGGCCGCGAACCGGATCGGGCCGGAGGGCTCCGGCCTGAAGATCGCCCTGACCACCCTCAACACCGGTCGGCTCTCGCTGCCCGCGATGTGTGTGGGCAGCGGCAAGTGGTGTCTGAAAATCGCCCGTGAATGGGCGGGCGCCCGCGAGCAGTGGGGGCGGCCGGTCGCACGGCACGAGGCGGTCGGCGCGAAGATCTCCTTCATCGCCGCCACCACGTTCGCCCTCGAAGCCATGACGGACCTCTCCGCGCAGATGGCCGACGAGAACCGCAACGACATCCGCATCGAGGCCGCCCTCGCCAAGCTGTACGGGTCCGAGATGGGCTGGTTGATCACGGACGAGCTGGTCCAGATCCGCGGCGGCCGCGGCTTCGAGACCGCGGACTCCCTCGCGGCCCGCGGGGAACGCGCCGTACCCGCCGAGCAGATGCTCCGGGACATGCGGATCAACCGCATCTTCGAGGGCTCGACGGAGATCATGCACCTGCTGATCGCGCGCGAGGCGGTCGACGCCCACCTGTCCGTGGCGGGCGATCTCATCGACCCCGACAAGACCCTCCAGGACAAGGCGAAGGCAGGTGTGGGCGCGGCCGGGTTCTACGCCAAGTGGCTGCCCAAACTGGTCGCGGGGCCGGGTCAACTCCCCAACTCCTACGGCGAGTTCGGGCCGCTGGCCCAGCATCTGCGCTACGCCGAGCGCTCCGCGCGCAAGCTCGCCCGCTCGACCTTCTACGCGATGTCGCGCTGGCAGGGCCGGATGGAGACCAAGCAGGGCTTCCTCGGCCGGATCGTCGACATCGGGGCGGAGCTGTTCGCGATGAGCGCGGCCTGCGTACGGGCCGAGCACCTGCGCGCCGCCGGTGAGAACGGCCGCGAGGCGGTCCAGCTCGCGGACACCTTCTGCCGTCAGTCGCGCATCCGCGTCGAGGAACTCTTCACCCGGCTGTGGAGCAACACCGACGACCTCGACCGCAAGGTCGTGGACGAGGTCCTCGCCGGCGCCTACACCTGGCTGGAAGAGGGCGTCCTCGACCCGTCGGGCGACGGCCCCTGGATCGCGGACGCCACCCCCGGCCCGCCCACCCGCGACAACGTCCACCGCCCCGTCCGCTGA
- a CDS encoding aldehyde dehydrogenase family protein, with the protein MTSTHAFWLAGREATGDDRFDVTSPWDGRHVASVSVPTDAQVEEAVAAAHAVVEEFAATPAHVRAAALDHVSKRLTERTEEIAQLISAENGKPIKWARGEVGRAVSVFRFAAEEARRFNGGEAQRLDTDGGGVGRLALTRRFPKGVVLGIAPFNFPLNLCAHKVAPAIAVGAPIILKPAPATPLSGLILGELLAETELPAGSWSILPVANDKMPALVQDDRLPVISFTGSDKVGYAIMDSVPRKHCTLELGGNGAAVVLADWASEEDLDWAATRIATFSNYQGGQSCISVQRVIVDAAVYDRLLPKVVAAVEAQVTGDPSDSATDVGPLVSEDAAQRVESWVDEAVAAGAKLLTGGKRDGASYAPTVLTEVPAETTLACEEVFGPVLTVQKVDGEAEAFAAVNSSKYGLQAGVFTHDVQTAFRAHRALEVGGVIIGDVPSYRADQMPYGGAKASGVGREGVRYAMEDYTYERVLVLTGLAL; encoded by the coding sequence ATGACTTCTACCCACGCCTTCTGGCTCGCCGGCCGCGAGGCCACCGGCGACGACCGCTTCGATGTCACTTCGCCCTGGGACGGCCGTCACGTCGCCTCGGTCAGCGTGCCCACCGACGCCCAGGTCGAGGAGGCCGTGGCCGCAGCGCACGCCGTCGTGGAGGAGTTCGCGGCGACCCCGGCGCACGTGCGGGCCGCCGCCCTCGACCACGTGTCGAAGCGGCTCACCGAGCGCACCGAGGAGATCGCCCAGCTGATCTCCGCCGAGAACGGCAAGCCGATCAAGTGGGCCCGCGGCGAGGTCGGCCGCGCCGTGTCCGTGTTCCGCTTCGCGGCCGAGGAGGCCCGCCGCTTCAACGGCGGCGAGGCCCAGCGCCTGGACACCGACGGCGGCGGCGTGGGCCGCCTCGCCCTGACCCGCCGCTTCCCCAAGGGCGTCGTCCTCGGCATCGCACCGTTCAACTTCCCGCTGAACCTGTGCGCCCACAAGGTCGCCCCGGCGATCGCGGTCGGCGCCCCGATCATCCTGAAGCCCGCCCCCGCGACCCCGCTCTCGGGCCTGATCCTGGGCGAGCTGCTCGCCGAGACCGAGCTGCCCGCCGGTTCGTGGAGCATCCTGCCGGTCGCCAACGACAAGATGCCGGCCCTGGTGCAGGACGACCGCCTCCCGGTCATCTCCTTCACCGGCTCCGACAAGGTCGGCTACGCGATCATGGACTCGGTGCCGCGCAAGCACTGCACCCTGGAGCTCGGCGGCAACGGCGCGGCCGTCGTCCTCGCCGACTGGGCCTCGGAGGAGGACCTGGACTGGGCGGCGACCCGTATCGCCACCTTCTCCAACTACCAGGGCGGCCAGTCCTGCATCTCCGTGCAGCGCGTGATCGTGGACGCCGCCGTCTACGACCGGCTGCTCCCGAAGGTCGTCGCCGCCGTCGAGGCGCAGGTCACCGGTGATCCGTCCGACTCGGCCACCGACGTCGGCCCGCTGGTCAGCGAGGACGCCGCCCAGCGCGTCGAGTCCTGGGTCGACGAGGCCGTCGCGGCCGGGGCGAAGCTGCTCACCGGCGGCAAGCGCGACGGCGCCTCCTACGCGCCGACCGTGCTCACCGAGGTCCCGGCCGAAACGACGCTGGCCTGCGAGGAGGTCTTCGGACCCGTCCTGACCGTCCAGAAGGTGGACGGCGAGGCCGAGGCCTTCGCCGCCGTCAACTCCTCCAAGTACGGCCTCCAGGCAGGGGTGTTCACGCACGACGTGCAGACCGCCTTCCGCGCCCACCGGGCCCTGGAGGTCGGCGGCGTGATCATCGGCGACGTGCCGTCCTACCGCGCCGACCAGATGCCCTACGGCGGCGCCAAGGCCTCCGGCGTCGGCCGCGAAGGCGTCCGCTACGCGATGGAGGACTACACCTACGAGCGCGTCCTGGTCCTGACGGGCCTCGCCCTGTAG